DNA from Malus sylvestris chromosome 11, drMalSylv7.2, whole genome shotgun sequence:
CTTACAGGTGGATACTTAAGTTTGATTCTTAATTAGAGCCAATTTTGTATAATGTTGTGGGGAAGTATATGCGGAAACACATGTCTCGGTTTCTCCATCCTTTGTATTTAGAGCATAATAACCGAGTATGATACGCTAAATAACCGCCCAATATCTTTCATCTGGAAGACTGTTGGTTCGTTAGGTTTGTTTTGTGGGTCATACTGtcttttgttggtttttttatatataggCAACTATATATGAATATGATATAGTTGAAGAGAGAACTAGAATTTCTTCCAGTTGAAACATCATGGCTCAATTGAATGTGAAGTTATTCTAGAAACATGAAATGTGTCTACTGGACCACTGGTCCCAGAGCACATTTATGAGTTTCTAACATACAGTTGTCAGTTGTCATTGTAGCGTACCGTTCAATATGTTGATGAGTAGAAAGAAGTCTGTTTATACAACGAATGGGTTTGCAAATTGTGGCTTACAATCTGATCTAGCTTAAATTCTTCCGTGTCTGAAATTTACAGGTTGAGGGAAAGACTGTGAAGGCACAGATCTGGGATACAGCAGGTCAGGAGCGATACCGTGCTATCACCAGTGCATACTATAGAGGGGCAGTGGGTGCTCTCCTTGTCTATGACATAACTAAGCGGCCAACTTTTGAGAATGTCCAAAGGTGGCTCcgtgagttgagggaccatgcAGATTCGAACATTGTTATCATGATGACAGGAAACAAGTCTGACTTGATCAATCTCCGAGCTGTTTCAGAGGATGATGGTCAGTCCTTGGCTGAGAGGGAGGGTCTCTCATTTCTCGAGACATCAGCACTGGAAGCAACCAACGTTGAGAAGGCATTTCAAACTATTCTAACCGAGATCTACCATATTGTCAGCAAGAAAGCACTGGCAGCTCAAGAAGCAGTCTCAACTACCCTACCTGGTCAAGGAACCACCATCAACGTTGGTGACGCTTCTGGGAATACGAACAAGAGAGGTTGCTGCTCGACATAAAAGATGACACACACCTAGGGGGAAGGAGGGGAAACATTTTGCTGGATGCCAGCTCTTttgatttttctctttttagtttcttttttttgggtgaCAGGGAAGCATGTAGAATACAAGTTTTACTTCGTCGATTTGTGATAAGGAAGCTTTGTGAAAATTATAATGACAGTAGTATCGATACATTTTGAGGGCCTGCTTTTACTTCTGATGCACCGTTTTGTTATATGTTGCTTGATATAAAGTGTAACCACCGAAATTTGGAATGCCTAGTGGAACTCGGCATCTCAAATTAAAGAATCAATGGAGAAGGATTTCGTTTCTCAGTTGCTTCTTCCATTCTAACAAACGCTTCAATACCGTTTTGTCATATCATTCTAGACGCATTTCTTCAGCCTTTTCCTTTCTGCTGCCTTCGCTCTTGCGATCGATTGCTTATGGCGTACAATGGTGGTGGCAGTTTCATGGTGAATCGAGAAGGTTAGGGTTTTTGAATTCTTTGGGACATCCGGACGCGAACATTTCAATTGCTTGCACAAGAAGTCAACATGATTGGTGGTAAACTTACTGCAGTCTACTATTCAATCTGTATAGTTACATGATGTATTCTGTAAGTACTTTCACAGTAATCCCTAATCTCGTCAATTATCTGACTAGAACTTACTGCAGGCTCAGCCGTTACATGGCAAGACAAAACTGTTTTTCCAACCGTTAGCGCCCAAACATGCAGGTCGTGAATATCCTGAACCCCTTTGATGCACTTGATGCCTTTTTCTAGCCCGGTGATATCAATCTCGCTTGGCATTCTCTCCATCAATATGCCATATATATTTTTGAGCATCGATATGGTTGTGCTGACa
Protein-coding regions in this window:
- the LOC126589244 gene encoding ras-related protein Rab2BV-like, encoding MASRVDHEYDYLFKIVLIGDSGVGKSNILSRFTRNEFCLDSKSTIGVEFATRTLQVEGKTVKAQIWDTAGQERYRAITSAYYRGAVGALLVYDITKRPTFENVQRWLRELRDHADSNIVIMMTGNKSDLINLRAVSEDDGQSLAEREGLSFLETSALEATNVEKAFQTILTEIYHIVSKKALAAQEAVSTTLPGQGTTINVGDASGNTNKRGCCST